TAGGCAAGGCGACCGCTTTGCCTGGGTGGATTGGAAGACTACTGCCAAAAAGAATCAAATGATGACGAAAGAATTTGAGCAGGAAAAAAGTGTCGATATGCTTATCATTTTGAATGCAGTCTATCACCCTTCCATGAACCCTGTGAGCTTTGAAGGCTCCGTTGAATTCACCGCCTCTTTATTAGAGGAACTTCATAAAAAATCTTCTCAGCTTGCTTTCATGACTCTTGGAGATGGACGAGCGTATTTTCCGTTTCATCAGAATCATTCACAGACCCACCAAATTCAGGGCCATCTTGCTAAAATAAGGCCGCTCGGCCGTGTACCGTTTTCACAGCAGCTGGACCGTGAACGGGCTCAGATTCCTTCAGGGACGATTGCATTAGTGATCAGTCATTACTTAGATGAGAATACCGAACAATCCCTCGTGAAATTAGCGAAAAAAAGTAAGCGTCTTGTCTTTTTTTATGTGCGCCCGCGCGAGCAGTTGAACTTTCAAGACCATCAGCACATTAAGCTGTTAAAAAATCAGGGAGTCGTTGTTCAAGTATTATCAGAGGAGCAATTGATACAACAAGAATTTGAGGTGAGTACCTGATGCCAAATACATTTAATGACCAGCGCTCTACTGTGTTTAAACTTATGATCTATGTAATTGGTTTCCTATTATTCTGTGAATGGCTTCTGCCTTTGGAGGCTATTACGGAAACGAAAAATGTGACGATCTTTTTTATTTATGCAACGTTTTGTTTTTTCGTCTCTTTTATTCAGGTTCCATGGTACTTATCTATGCCCCTCAAACTGTTGGGATTAGCCTTTATATTGGACGGGCTCTATATTGCCGAAACCATTTTCAGCCGCAATTGGTTTTCTGTCCTCTATGATCAAATCGTCTTTAATGTCCAGGTGATTCAGGCACAGGAGTGGTGGCAGATGACTCCTTTATTCCGGAGTCTGCTTTTCCTCATCCTATTATGGTTAATGAGTTACTTGCTGTTTTACTGGATTGTAGTCGCTAACCGTATGTTCGTGTTCGTACTGCTTACGCTTATTTACGTTACGGTGGTCGATACGTTTACCGTATACGATGGAAAATGGGCGATCATCCGCACATTCGTGCTGGCAATGGCCGCTCTTGGTGTTACCAGCTTCCACAAAGAGATGGATAAAGAATCGATTGGTTTGAACGGGTTTAAAAAAGGTCACCTGTGGGTGCTGCCTTTGCTTGCGATCATCCTGTTTTCAACGGTTGCGGCTTATGCTTCTCCCAAACTTTCGCCGCAGTGGCCGGACCCCGTTCCCTTTATCCAGAGTGCTGCAGGAGGCGCTGGACCTGGAGGGAGCGGTGTCGTCCAAAAGGTTGGCTACGGTGAAAACGATAGTCGTCTAGGAGGATCCTTTATTCAGGACGATACCCGTGTCTTTACAGCCATGGCCGATGGAGAAAGGTACTGGAGAATTGAATCGAAAGATACGTACACCGGAAAAGGCTGGGAAGATACATTGGAAGATCCGGTCCAAACGGTTTCTCCTGACAATATTCCTTTTCAAACCTTTACGGATGAAGTCGAAGTAGAAGAACAGCAGTCCCTTATCGAGTTAACTAGTGAAGCTGATTTTCAAAAACTGGTGTATCCATATGGCGTCACTTCACTTGATTCTTACCCCGAAGATTATAGGCTTCGGATTCATGAAAATACCGGTGAAATGGATACACTCAAAGGAGATTCCAAAGCTAAGCTGAACAGATACGTCATCAACTATGATTTTCCTTCTTTTGAATATGATCAGCTTCGGGAATCGAGCACTGACGACCCGGAAGAGATCAAAGAGAACTACTTGCAGCTTCCAGATTCCCTGCCGGGGCGAGTGCGCAACCTCGCCAGTCAAATTGTCGAGGAAGCAGACAATCGGTATGATAAAGCGAAAGCTGTAGAGTCGTATTTTTCATCGAATGGATTCGAATATTCAACGACCGATGTACCGGTGCCTGATGAAAATGAGGACTATGTGAACCAGTTTTTATTTGAATCTCAAATCGGATACTGTGATAACTTCTCCACGTCCATGGTGGTTATGCTGAGGTCAGAAGGCATTCCGGCCCGCTGGGTAAAAGGGTTCACAGCTGGAGAGCGAATTGATGCAACAGATACTACGTACACCGATGGACTCCAGAATAAATATGAAATCACAAGTGGCAATGCGCATTCATGGGTGGAAGTTTATTTTCCAGATGTCGGCTGGGTTCCATTCGAACCAACGAAAGGGTTCACGAACAACGCGGATTTCTATACAGATATAGAGACCGACGACAGTGACTCGGCAGCTTCAGGTTCAGATACGGAAACCCCTGAAGACAATATGGGCAACCCGCAGCAAATGGAGGAGCAGGAGGCAGCCTCTGATTCTGAGTCCGTAAACATCGATTCAGAACAGAGCTATGTATGGGTCTATGTTCTGGCTGGATTTCTACTCCTGACTTTACTTGTTCTGTATGTGACTCGTTACAAGTGGATCTCCGCTTTTCTCATTCGACACTATCGAAAAAAAGAGGATGAGGAAACGTATGAAAAAGCCTACCAATATTTACTAAAAGTACTCGATCATAAAGGGTTCAAGCGGAAACCCGAACAGACGCTCAGAGATTATGCCTTCGTCGTCGACCGCCACTTCCAGTCCAATGACATGCGGCGTTTGACGAATGATTACGAGCGGGTTCTGTACAGAAATGAGAGTCGCCGTTCCCATTGGCCGAAAGTCACTGAATTATGGGAAAATTTAATTAAAAAAGCATTGTCTTGATTCCTGTCAGAACCGTTGATAGAATGAATGGAAATTAGACGCATTCTTCCTTCGTATATCCTCGAGAATATGGCTCGAGAGTCTCTACCGGGGCACCGTAAATGTCCTGACTATGAAGGTGGGGATCACGTGACGAGATATGCACGGATGGATTTCTGCCTTCGCCTGAATTATTTTAACGGGAAGGTGGGAATCCTTTTTTTATAGGCCCCTGGTCGTGCGTTTTTTCTAATGAAAAGGAGTGGAAAGATATGGAGCAGGTCCAAGGTATGATCCTGGTACTGGATTTCGGAAGTCAATATAACCAATTAATTACCCGCCGTATACGTGAGTTCGGGGTTTATAGTGAACTTCATTCTCATAAGATGACGGTTGAAGAGATCAAGGAACTGAACCCAAGCGGGATTATTCTTTCTGGCGGACCTAACAGTGTCTATGGAGAACATAGCTTCCGTTGTGACGAAGGTCTGTTTGAGTTGGGGATCCCGGTGCTTGGCATTTGTTATGGCATGCAGCTGATGACTCACCATTTCAAAGGAAAAGTGGAGCGTGCGAATGAACGCGAGTACGGAAAAGCAGAGATTAACATAGCTGAAGATCCGGCTATCTTTAAGAAAACTCCCCGGAATCAGACGGTCTGGATGAGCCATAGTGATAAAGTCATTGACCCGCCTCAAGGCTTTGTCGTAGATGCGACCAGTCCTTCCTGCCCTGTAGCTGCGATGAGCAATGGGGAAATTAATATGTACGGTGTTCAATTTCACCCGGAAGTGCGTCATTCCGAGTATGGCAATGATATCTTGCGCAGCTTCGTATTTGATGTATGTGATGCGAAGGACGACTGGACAATGGAGCACGTGGTGGAAATGGAAGTAGAGAAAATCCGCGATCAAGTCGGGGACCGTAAAGTATTGTGCGCGCTAAGCGGCGGAGTAGATTCCTCTGTTGTTGCAGCGCTGATTCACCGTGCGATCGGAGACCAGCTGACTTGTATTTTCGTTGATCACGGACTGCTTCGAAAGAATGAAGCAGACGACGTCATGCGCACGCTTGGCGACGGTTTCAATATGAATATTATTAAAGTAGATGCCAAAGACCGATTCCTAAGCAAGCTTGAAGGCGTATCCGACCCTGAAAAGAAACGGAAAATCATCGGTAATGAGTTTATTTATGTGTTTGATGATGAGGCTGATAAACTGAAGGAAATTGACTATCTCGCTCAGGGAACTCTTTATACCGATATTATTGAGAGTGGTACGGAAACGGCTCAAACGATTAAATCCCACCACAATGTCGGGGGCCTTCCTGAGGAAATGGAACTGCAGTTGATCGAGCCTTTGAACACACTCTTCAAAGACGAAGTGCGTGCGCTTGGAACAGAGCTTGGTGTACCGGAACATATCGTTTGGCGCCAGCCATTCCCAGGACCTGGACTTGCGATCCGCGTATTAGGTGCGATTACGGAAGAGAAGCTTAAAATCGTTCGTGAATCCGATGCGATTTTGCGTGAAGAAATTAAGGAAGCAGGACTTGACCGTGATATCTGGCAGTATTTCACCGTCCTTCCGGATATTCGATCCGTTGGAGTGATGGGCGATGAGCGGACGTATGACTATACAATCGGCATTCGTGCGGTTACATCCATTGATGGGATGACGTCCGATTGGGCTCGCATTCCCTGGGACGTTTTGGAGAAAATCTCCACCCGCATCGTGAATCAGGTCGATCACATCAACCGAGTGGTTTATGACGTAACGAGTAAGCCGCCGGCTACGATTGAATGGGAATAAACGAACATTAAAGTTATTTTTGATAAATAATGTTCGGGAATGGGGTTGACGAACTACAGTCTTCCCTAGTAAGATAGAGAAAAATTAAGAATTAGTAACACCGCCGTATAATTTTGGGGATAAGGCCCATGAGTTTCTACCGGACCGCCGTAAACTGGTCTGACTACGCTGGTGAATAGTTGACGCCTTGCATGTGGTTTGTGCCTGGCTCATCTATTGCCTCCGTATATAGGTAGACACTCTTGATCATTCAAGAGTGTTTTTTATTTGGGTTTTAACATAGAGATAACTCTCCGAATGGAGCGGCTGGTGACTGTGAGGGAGGAAATAAGAATGAGTAAATTTTTTAAGTTTAAGGAGCTGGGCACAAACTACCGTACGGAATTCATGGCGGGTCTTACGACATTTCTAGCGATGGCCTATATTCTGTTCGTTAATCCGTCTACGCTTGCTCTTGATGGGATTGAGCAGCTTCCTGAAGGAGTAACGCGTATTGATAAAGGTGCTGTATTTACAGCGACGGCCATAGCTGCTGCTGTTGGTACATTAATTATGGGTGTTTTTGCAAAATATCCAATTGCTCTTGCGCCTGGTATGGGACTGAATGCGTTTTTTGCTTATACAGTAGTTCTTGGATATGGCATTCCTTGGGAAACGGCACTGGCAGGTGTATTAGCATCCGGACTTATTTTTATTGTATTAACGGTAACCGGCCTGCGCCAAAAGATCATTGATGCGATTCCTGGGAACTTGAAACTGGCTGTTGGAGCAGGGATTGGTTTATTTATCGCTTTTATCGGCTTTCAAAATGCCGGTATTGTTCAGAACAGTGATGCGACGCTTGTACAGCTCGGTGACTTAACGGCTGGACCAACGATGCTTGCGATTTTCGGAATTATCGTATCTGTTGTATTCCTTTCTCTAGGCATTAAAGGCGGTATTTTCTACGGCATGGTGCTGACGTCTATTGCTGGAATGGTGACAGGTCTGATTGCACCGCCTACAGCAGTCAATGACGTCGTAGGTGCTGCGCCAAGCGTGGCGCCAACTTTTGGGGCGGCTCTAACCCACTTTGGTGATATCTTTACGATTGAAATGCTAGTCGTTATTCTCACCTTCTTGTTTGTCGACTTCTTCGATACAGCGGGAACGCTTGTAGCCGTGGCTACGCAGGCAGGATTCATGAAGGATAATAAATTGCCTCGTGCCGGACGCGCACTGTTTGCGGATTCTGCAGCGACTGTAGTTGGGTCCGTTGTAGGTACATCAACGACTACCTCTTACATCGAATCCACAGCAGGCGTAGGAGCCGGGGGACGAACAGGCTTTGCCTCTGTCGTAACGGCCGCCTTTTTCTTACTAGCGCTATTGTTTTCGCCATTATTATCCGTTGTAACCGCACAGGTCACTGCACCAGCCTTGATTATTGTAGGTGTGCTGATGGCATCCACTTTGAAAAATATCGACTGGGATCAATTTGAAATCGGTGTTCCGGCTTTCTTTACCATTGCCGCTATGCCGCTTACGTACAGCATTGCTACGGGGATCGCAATTGGATTCATCTTTTATCCGATTACGATGCTGTTAAAAGGACGTTCTAAAGAAATTCACCCAATTATGTACTTCTTGTTCGTCATCTTTGTTCTGTACTTTGTGTTCTTAGCTTAATGGAGGTATCTCAAGGTGCAGCTTATTCCATATAAGCTCCCGATACTGGAAGACTCAGTTTCGAGATAACTCGGGTCCGTTACTCCATGTGGAAGAGGGTTGGTGGGGGAATAACTCGCTTTCCTATGGGGGAACGGTGAGCTTCCTCGCTCGTTTCACTCCCTGCGGGATCTCACCTAGTCCCTTCTCCCGTGGGAGTCTCATCATTTCCCCATCAGCCCAACTCGATTAAGGGGATCGGACCCTTCCAGATGAGAAAGGTTCTCCTTCTTAATCTGAATGAAATGCTCATGACGGGCTATGTGTGTCGTTACATCCTAACTACATGGTCTAATACTTCATTATGCAGGTGATGGTTGAAGTGGTTTCGAGCTTCTGATTTGGCAAGGTCCGGAGGGGGATGATGAAGACTCCTGCGGGATGAACATGATCGGTGAGACCCCGGAGAGCTTTAGCTCGAGGAGGCTCAGCACAAGGGATGTTCGACTAAGATCGCCCGTCCTGTGGCAACGTCGAACGACCCTGCGTCGTGCAGGGCCGGAAAGCGAATCATCCCCCGCAGGACCTTTCTTCTTATAAAAAATCTCGAAACTGAGCTTTCCACAATCCGGCCCGATAGCGTAACTTATAAAAAACACGGCAGTCGTGGTGACTGCCGTGTTTATTCATCTTCAAGGTGACGGATGCTGAGCGGTTTTTGACGCGTCTGGTCCGTAACGTGACGATAGAGCTGGATGACGAGCAGACCGTGCTTATAGGTGGCTTCCATTTTGTCGCTTCGGACAGGAAAAGGCAGGTCGACGCTCCGCTCGAAAGTTCCGTCCGCAATTTCAGACATAAGCTGATGACCGCCGCGATGGTTGATCTCAATTTTTCCTTTTATCGTCACGGTGGTGTGATCGACGAGTACTTCTACATTTTTCGGATGGCTCATTCCAGGGATACTCACATAGCATAAAAGCTCGTTATCATACTGATACATATTGATATAAGGAATAGAAGGCTTCATCATTCCCTCGAAGTCGCCCCAGAATTCATTACCGAAAAACCGGTCTAAATTGGATTTCCAGTCTTTAAATTGATTCATGTCATCACCCTCCATAATTTGTCAGTAATTGCGATGAAAAATGATTGTGTCACAGACTTCTCATAGTTTATAGTTTATGCAAGAAAGAGCCCATGGGTGAATATCCTGAATAGTAAGAGGGACAGAGGCAGGAGGGTGCTTGATGTTTGAAAATCCATTGTTACTGATCGCAATAATTTTGGCGGTGAATATCGTATATGTATCGTTTTTAACCTTGCGTATGATTTTCACATTAAAAGGCCGTCGCTATATGGCGGCGTTTGTAAGTATGTTTGAGATTGTCACCTATATATACGGTCTTGGGATTGTGCTTGAGCGTTTGGGTCAGATTGAAAATGTTATTGCTTACGCCATCGGTTACGGTCTTGGTGTTATCGTCGGGATGAAGATTGAAGAGAAGCTTGCTTTAGGGTATATTACGGTTAACGTTATTTCTTCAGACCCGGATATTGATTTTACCCGCAGACTTCGTGAGAAAGGATACGGAGTTACGAGCTGGTATGCTTATGGGATGGAAGGAGATCGTCTGGCGATGCAGATTTTAACTCCCAGAAAATACGAACTCGCTTTATATGAAACCATTCGCACCATTGATCCAAAAGCATTTATCATAGCTTATGAACCCAAACAGATTCATGGCGGATTCTGGGTTAAATCCGTTAAGAAAGGAAAGATCCGCGAAGATGCCGAAAAACAACAACAAGAAGCGCTTTGAAGTGCAAGAGCATGAAACCATTGGCCAATGCCTGGATCGTATGAAGAAGGAAGGTTATCTTCCTGTACGCCGGGCGGAAGAACCGATATTTCGTGAAGAGACTAAAAATGGTGAGAAAGTCATGGAACCCGTGAGTAAACGAATTGTTTTTCATGCGGTGAAGGAATAAACACGAACGATCACCAGTTTTTATTTTTTAAATGTTCGTCATTTACGTTGACATTTCTTTGCGGCTATTGATATGATGGAAACAGAAATTGCATAAAAGGAACCTCATATAGGACGGGAATACGGCCCGTTCGTCTCTACCTGGGAACCATGAATTCCCGGACTATGAGGGGAGTCCAAGCATTCTATATCAATCAACAGTCGACACGTATGCCTGTTCAACTCCTCTCATGATCTGAGGGAGCTTGAGCAGGCTTTTTTAATGAAAGAAGGGATAAACATGGCTGAAGTAGGTGTTATCATGGGAAGTATCTCCGATTGGGAGACGATGAAGAATGCCTGTGATGTATTAGATGAGTTACAAATCTCGTATGAAAAAGAAATCATTTCTGCCCATCGCACCCCGGAGGATATGTTTACCTATGCGGAACAGGCGAGGGAAAAAGGATTGAAAGTTATCATTGCAGGAGCTGGTGGAGCGGCTCACTTGCCAGGGATGGTGGCTGCCAAAACCACACTGCCTGTCATTGGAGTTCCAGTAGAATCGAAATCACTCCAGGGACTCGATTCGCTGTTGTCTATTGTGCAAATGCCCGGCGGCGTGCCTGTTGCGACAGTGGCTATTGGAAAGGCCGGAGCGAAAAATGCAGGGATTCTGGCGGCGGAAATGATCGGAGCTTTTGATACGGATACAGCGGAGCGTCTGGATTCGTATCGCAAGCAAATGAAAGATAAGGTCGAAGATATGAGGAGCGATTTAAATGAATCCTAATGTAATTAGACCAGGTCAAACGATCGGTATTCTAGGTGGAGGTCAGCTCGGAAGAATGATGGCCGTGGCTGCCAAACATATGGGCTACCGGGTTGTTGTTCTTGACCCTGCCGAAGACTGCCCATGCGCCCAGGTGGCTGATGAACACATCGTGGGTGCTTATGATGATGTGGAAGCCGCTGAACAGCTGAGCGAGCGGAGCGATGTCATTACGTATGAATTTGAAAATGTAGATCTTGAAGTGGCCCGTCTGTTTGAAAGTAACGGGAAATTACCTCAAGGTGCTTACTCTTTGGAAGTAACTCAAAACCGCGCCAAGGAAAAGCAGGAAGCCGTAGCAGCTGGTCTTTCGGTTCCCTTTTACGACATTGTCGATAGTTATGATCAGTTTCTGGAAGCTCTTGATAAGACTGGCTATCCAGCGGTCATTAAAACGACCAGCGGTGGGTATGACGGAAAAGGTCAGTTGAAGATCGACCATGAAGATGAAGTAGCAAAGGCGCGTCAATTTATTAAAGAAGGACGTACGTATATCGTAGAGCAGTGGGTTGAATTCGATATGGAAATCTCACAAGTATTTACGCGTGCAGCTGATGGTGA
The Halobacillus halophilus DSM 2266 DNA segment above includes these coding regions:
- a CDS encoding transglutaminase TgpA family protein, which codes for MPNTFNDQRSTVFKLMIYVIGFLLFCEWLLPLEAITETKNVTIFFIYATFCFFVSFIQVPWYLSMPLKLLGLAFILDGLYIAETIFSRNWFSVLYDQIVFNVQVIQAQEWWQMTPLFRSLLFLILLWLMSYLLFYWIVVANRMFVFVLLTLIYVTVVDTFTVYDGKWAIIRTFVLAMAALGVTSFHKEMDKESIGLNGFKKGHLWVLPLLAIILFSTVAAYASPKLSPQWPDPVPFIQSAAGGAGPGGSGVVQKVGYGENDSRLGGSFIQDDTRVFTAMADGERYWRIESKDTYTGKGWEDTLEDPVQTVSPDNIPFQTFTDEVEVEEQQSLIELTSEADFQKLVYPYGVTSLDSYPEDYRLRIHENTGEMDTLKGDSKAKLNRYVINYDFPSFEYDQLRESSTDDPEEIKENYLQLPDSLPGRVRNLASQIVEEADNRYDKAKAVESYFSSNGFEYSTTDVPVPDENEDYVNQFLFESQIGYCDNFSTSMVVMLRSEGIPARWVKGFTAGERIDATDTTYTDGLQNKYEITSGNAHSWVEVYFPDVGWVPFEPTKGFTNNADFYTDIETDDSDSAASGSDTETPEDNMGNPQQMEEQEAASDSESVNIDSEQSYVWVYVLAGFLLLTLLVLYVTRYKWISAFLIRHYRKKEDEETYEKAYQYLLKVLDHKGFKRKPEQTLRDYAFVVDRHFQSNDMRRLTNDYERVLYRNESRRSHWPKVTELWENLIKKALS
- the guaA gene encoding glutamine-hydrolyzing GMP synthase; the encoded protein is MEQVQGMILVLDFGSQYNQLITRRIREFGVYSELHSHKMTVEEIKELNPSGIILSGGPNSVYGEHSFRCDEGLFELGIPVLGICYGMQLMTHHFKGKVERANEREYGKAEINIAEDPAIFKKTPRNQTVWMSHSDKVIDPPQGFVVDATSPSCPVAAMSNGEINMYGVQFHPEVRHSEYGNDILRSFVFDVCDAKDDWTMEHVVEMEVEKIRDQVGDRKVLCALSGGVDSSVVAALIHRAIGDQLTCIFVDHGLLRKNEADDVMRTLGDGFNMNIIKVDAKDRFLSKLEGVSDPEKKRKIIGNEFIYVFDDEADKLKEIDYLAQGTLYTDIIESGTETAQTIKSHHNVGGLPEEMELQLIEPLNTLFKDEVRALGTELGVPEHIVWRQPFPGPGLAIRVLGAITEEKLKIVRESDAILREEIKEAGLDRDIWQYFTVLPDIRSVGVMGDERTYDYTIGIRAVTSIDGMTSDWARIPWDVLEKISTRIVNQVDHINRVVYDVTSKPPATIEWE
- a CDS encoding NCS2 family permease — protein: MSKFFKFKELGTNYRTEFMAGLTTFLAMAYILFVNPSTLALDGIEQLPEGVTRIDKGAVFTATAIAAAVGTLIMGVFAKYPIALAPGMGLNAFFAYTVVLGYGIPWETALAGVLASGLIFIVLTVTGLRQKIIDAIPGNLKLAVGAGIGLFIAFIGFQNAGIVQNSDATLVQLGDLTAGPTMLAIFGIIVSVVFLSLGIKGGIFYGMVLTSIAGMVTGLIAPPTAVNDVVGAAPSVAPTFGAALTHFGDIFTIEMLVVILTFLFVDFFDTAGTLVAVATQAGFMKDNKLPRAGRALFADSAATVVGSVVGTSTTTSYIESTAGVGAGGRTGFASVVTAAFFLLALLFSPLLSVVTAQVTAPALIIVGVLMASTLKNIDWDQFEIGVPAFFTIAAMPLTYSIATGIAIGFIFYPITMLLKGRSKEIHPIMYFLFVIFVLYFVFLA
- a CDS encoding Hsp20/alpha crystallin family protein → MNQFKDWKSNLDRFFGNEFWGDFEGMMKPSIPYINMYQYDNELLCYVSIPGMSHPKNVEVLVDHTTVTIKGKIEINHRGGHQLMSEIADGTFERSVDLPFPVRSDKMEATYKHGLLVIQLYRHVTDQTRQKPLSIRHLEDE
- a CDS encoding DUF2179 domain-containing protein; this translates as MFENPLLLIAIILAVNIVYVSFLTLRMIFTLKGRRYMAAFVSMFEIVTYIYGLGIVLERLGQIENVIAYAIGYGLGVIVGMKIEEKLALGYITVNVISSDPDIDFTRRLREKGYGVTSWYAYGMEGDRLAMQILTPRKYELALYETIRTIDPKAFIIAYEPKQIHGGFWVKSVKKGKIREDAEKQQQEAL
- a CDS encoding NETI motif-containing protein, which gives rise to MPKNNNKKRFEVQEHETIGQCLDRMKKEGYLPVRRAEEPIFREETKNGEKVMEPVSKRIVFHAVKE
- the purE gene encoding 5-(carboxyamino)imidazole ribonucleotide mutase, which encodes MAEVGVIMGSISDWETMKNACDVLDELQISYEKEIISAHRTPEDMFTYAEQAREKGLKVIIAGAGGAAHLPGMVAAKTTLPVIGVPVESKSLQGLDSLLSIVQMPGGVPVATVAIGKAGAKNAGILAAEMIGAFDTDTAERLDSYRKQMKDKVEDMRSDLNES
- the purK gene encoding 5-(carboxyamino)imidazole ribonucleotide synthase — translated: MNPNVIRPGQTIGILGGGQLGRMMAVAAKHMGYRVVVLDPAEDCPCAQVADEHIVGAYDDVEAAEQLSERSDVITYEFENVDLEVARLFESNGKLPQGAYSLEVTQNRAKEKQEAVAAGLSVPFYDIVDSYDQFLEALDKTGYPAVIKTTSGGYDGKGQLKIDHEDEVAKARQFIKEGRTYIVEQWVEFDMEISQVFTRAADGEITYFPIPENIHKNHILHESRVPAELGETLVGKVQEAVKRLSEQMGIVGTFAVEMFMSGEDIFINEMAPRPHNSGHFTIEACNVSQFEQHVRAICGLPLLPVHSFPSAVMVNVLGKHKQILIDKLEYYRGVHFHDYGKKDARTNRKMGHLTFIGTSLEEIDERIQENQIHLW